One Pseudorhodoplanes sinuspersici DNA segment encodes these proteins:
- a CDS encoding phage major capsid protein, which translates to MLESVKISRRQSEIRQALAGLVGKSQPTEDETRSMETLDTEYRGNETRYRASLIVEDTERREAGADLETRSDREYAELIGKFELRQVALHLDEGRKIDGATAEIVEELRSQGGYRGVPVPWQALEKRAGETIASGTPSPVTTAPIIDRIFADSAAVRMGASMVNIGQGSNEYPIASGSVTAGWADGETANVPGPTVYSTSERMLAPNSTLGIQMKITRKTLKQSGDGLEQAVRRDMNGAISVALDKAVFLGTGANGQPSGVLVGSYGITSTAVTAAASWSAFRAAVTRFLTANAANGPAAVKLLIRPEVWSDMDDTLIEGTAVSEWDRLVKNIPAGNIVMSSNALAAAAGSPLATKALLTTSVGGVAPIFVGTWGAIDLIRDVYSDAASGGLRLTALATADVTVSRAVQLEILTGIQ; encoded by the coding sequence ATGCTTGAGTCTGTAAAAATCTCGCGTCGTCAGTCGGAAATTCGGCAGGCGCTCGCGGGCCTAGTTGGCAAGTCGCAGCCAACCGAAGACGAAACCCGTTCGATGGAAACGCTCGACACCGAATATCGCGGCAATGAGACGCGCTATCGCGCTTCGCTTATCGTCGAAGATACGGAGCGTCGCGAGGCAGGCGCCGACCTGGAAACGCGATCAGACCGGGAATACGCCGAACTGATCGGCAAATTCGAGCTTCGGCAGGTTGCCTTGCACCTGGACGAAGGCCGCAAGATCGACGGTGCCACTGCGGAGATCGTCGAGGAACTTCGCTCACAGGGTGGCTATCGCGGAGTTCCGGTGCCGTGGCAGGCGCTCGAAAAGCGCGCTGGTGAAACCATCGCTTCGGGCACGCCGTCGCCGGTGACTACCGCACCGATTATCGATCGAATTTTCGCAGACTCCGCTGCGGTGCGTATGGGCGCAAGCATGGTCAACATTGGCCAAGGCAGCAACGAATACCCGATTGCATCGGGCAGCGTGACTGCCGGATGGGCCGATGGCGAGACTGCCAACGTACCGGGGCCGACCGTTTATTCGACCAGCGAGCGCATGCTCGCTCCGAATTCGACGCTCGGGATCCAGATGAAAATCACCCGCAAGACCTTGAAGCAGTCGGGCGATGGTCTGGAGCAGGCGGTGCGCCGTGACATGAACGGCGCGATTTCCGTTGCGCTGGACAAGGCGGTTTTCCTCGGCACCGGCGCAAACGGTCAGCCGAGCGGCGTGCTTGTCGGCTCATATGGCATCACCAGTACGGCTGTGACCGCGGCCGCATCGTGGTCCGCATTCCGTGCCGCTGTGACGCGCTTCCTTACGGCCAATGCAGCCAATGGTCCTGCTGCGGTGAAACTGCTTATTCGTCCGGAGGTGTGGTCCGACATGGATGACACCTTGATCGAGGGCACCGCTGTTTCCGAATGGGACCGACTGGTCAAGAACATTCCGGCCGGAAACATCGTCATGTCGTCGAACGCACTCGCTGCCGCGGCTGGTTCGCCGCTCGCAACCAAGGCGTTGCTGACGACGAGTGTAGGCGGCGTGGCTCCGATCTTTGTTGGCACATGGGGAGCGATCGATTTGATCCGCGACGTTTACAGCGACGCGGCGTCGGGCGGTCTCCGCCTTACTGCACTGGCGACAGCCGACGTCACAGTAAGCCGAGCTGTACAGCTCGAAATCCTGACCGGGATTCAGTGA
- a CDS encoding tyrosine-type recombinase/integrase, with product MGTRTLHRLSPNAVRTQTKPGRHADGGGLYLSISSYGRRRWVFMFARGTKQSEIGLGGARDVTLAKAREIAAAMRAALRDGKDPRSVRRVASPVTFGEFADDHIEHKVAPSLRNAKHLDQWRMTLREYAKPMRGRPIDAIDTDDVLGVLKPIWTSKNETAVRLRGRIEAILDAAKAKGLRSGENPARWRGHLDHLLPKRQKLTRGHHAALPFADIPTFMADLRSREGVAALALEFAILTAARSGEVRGARWDEFDFDKAIWTVPPERMKAGIVHRVPLSRRAVAIVQKLQEAKTSEFVFPGRNGKTPMSDMTLTAVLKRMKCAITAHGFRSSFRDWCGEATNFPREIAEAALAHTNKNEVEAAYRRGDALEKRRELMTAWTNYCEKDSVNVH from the coding sequence GTGGGGACTCGAACTCTTCATAGATTAAGCCCGAACGCCGTTCGGACCCAAACTAAGCCCGGCCGCCACGCTGACGGGGGCGGGCTGTATCTTTCGATTTCCAGCTATGGTCGGCGCCGGTGGGTGTTCATGTTTGCGCGCGGAACGAAGCAGAGCGAAATCGGCCTCGGCGGCGCGCGAGACGTGACCCTGGCTAAGGCCCGCGAAATTGCCGCCGCAATGCGGGCCGCGCTGCGCGATGGCAAGGATCCGCGATCGGTTCGGCGGGTAGCTTCACCGGTGACATTTGGTGAATTCGCCGACGACCATATCGAACACAAGGTGGCGCCGAGCCTGCGGAATGCGAAGCATCTGGATCAGTGGCGGATGACGCTGCGGGAATACGCCAAGCCGATGCGGGGCAGGCCGATCGACGCCATCGACACGGACGATGTGCTCGGCGTGCTCAAGCCGATCTGGACCAGCAAAAACGAAACCGCCGTTCGTCTGCGCGGCCGGATCGAGGCAATCCTTGACGCCGCAAAGGCGAAAGGGCTGCGCTCCGGCGAAAATCCGGCTCGCTGGCGTGGTCACCTAGACCACCTGCTACCCAAGCGCCAGAAACTGACCCGCGGTCATCACGCGGCGCTGCCGTTCGCTGACATACCGACATTCATGGCCGACCTTCGGAGCAGGGAAGGCGTGGCGGCGCTGGCGCTGGAATTCGCGATCCTGACCGCCGCCCGTTCGGGCGAGGTGCGCGGAGCGCGTTGGGACGAATTCGATTTTGACAAAGCGATTTGGACGGTGCCGCCTGAGAGAATGAAAGCGGGCATTGTGCATCGGGTGCCATTATCGCGTCGTGCGGTGGCAATTGTTCAGAAGCTTCAAGAGGCTAAAACGAGCGAATTCGTCTTTCCTGGTCGCAACGGCAAGACACCAATGTCCGATATGACGTTGACGGCCGTGTTAAAGCGCATGAAGTGCGCCATCACTGCGCATGGATTCCGTTCGAGTTTTCGCGATTGGTGCGGTGAGGCGACAAATTTTCCACGCGAGATTGCGGAAGCAGCATTGGCTCACACGAACAAGAATGAAGTCGAAGCCGCTTATCGACGCGGCGACGCATTGGAAAAGCGACGCGAGTTAATGACCGCTTGGACAAATTACTGCGAGAAAGATTCCGTTAACGTCCACTAG
- a CDS encoding AAA family ATPase produces MTALAEIIDYEAHQQKRERHKIRQAIRLEAEAIEAWFDAQPDRESDVTFAQYAAKKAEWRSKYGHHFPSLYEIDCAWPHHWISVSEQDAWQFKYSRKEIPLSVIPFPVPATQSAEQALPLTFFDECSTPTPKKWLVKGVVAKGENSSVFGAPGSLKSAMLTDIAVHTAAGKDWRGFKHKERAGVVYFAFERADQVRRRLSAYAKRDGMSGLPMAVTGQIVDMLNPSCVDIIVQTVRAAEARFGMPVGVIVIDTWSKGIAAGGGDEDKARDQNIVAANLRRIHELLDVHIAGVGHSGKDETRGERGSNARQGDVDLQIHITGDAVKTATVIKANDQPEGALTSFAGEVVNLGVDEDGDAVTAFILSMAAVAAPKATSRLSDRQVLALDALKTAIKEHGQAGAVAVDRWRDELFRIGVLDIEAKNPREPFRRLRDALARSQRIAESDGMVRIGMPTLGPSPLIGQLPG; encoded by the coding sequence ATGACTGCACTTGCAGAGATTATCGATTACGAAGCGCATCAGCAGAAGAGAGAACGCCACAAAATTCGCCAGGCGATCAGGCTTGAGGCAGAGGCGATTGAGGCTTGGTTCGACGCGCAGCCAGATCGCGAAAGTGACGTAACTTTCGCTCAATACGCCGCCAAAAAAGCGGAGTGGCGATCGAAGTACGGCCATCACTTCCCCTCGCTGTACGAGATTGATTGCGCTTGGCCGCATCATTGGATCAGCGTGTCCGAACAAGATGCATGGCAGTTCAAATATTCGAGAAAGGAAATTCCGTTGTCCGTCATCCCTTTTCCCGTTCCGGCAACGCAATCGGCCGAACAAGCGCTTCCGCTGACGTTCTTCGATGAATGCAGCACCCCGACGCCAAAGAAATGGCTGGTGAAGGGTGTCGTTGCGAAAGGCGAAAACTCCAGCGTGTTCGGCGCGCCTGGTTCGCTTAAATCCGCGATGCTGACTGATATTGCGGTCCACACGGCAGCGGGAAAGGACTGGCGCGGTTTCAAGCACAAGGAGCGCGCTGGCGTTGTCTATTTCGCCTTTGAACGTGCCGATCAGGTGCGACGCCGACTGTCGGCCTACGCGAAGCGAGACGGCATGTCTGGCTTGCCGATGGCGGTGACAGGGCAAATCGTTGACATGCTCAATCCGAGTTGCGTCGATATCATCGTGCAGACTGTCCGCGCGGCCGAGGCGCGGTTCGGCATGCCGGTCGGCGTGATCGTGATTGACACATGGTCAAAAGGTATCGCGGCCGGTGGCGGTGACGAGGACAAGGCGCGCGATCAGAACATTGTAGCGGCGAATCTTCGTCGGATCCATGAATTGCTGGACGTCCACATTGCCGGCGTCGGTCACAGCGGCAAGGACGAGACGCGGGGCGAGCGTGGCAGCAATGCCCGGCAGGGTGACGTTGACCTGCAAATCCACATCACCGGCGACGCTGTGAAAACGGCGACAGTCATCAAGGCGAACGATCAGCCCGAGGGAGCGCTTACGAGCTTTGCTGGCGAAGTTGTGAATCTGGGTGTCGATGAGGACGGCGACGCGGTTACGGCGTTCATCCTGTCGATGGCGGCTGTTGCAGCGCCGAAAGCTACGTCACGCCTCAGTGACCGGCAGGTGCTCGCACTGGACGCATTGAAAACAGCCATCAAAGAACATGGTCAGGCTGGTGCGGTTGCGGTCGATCGGTGGCGCGACGAATTATTCCGAATAGGGGTACTCGATATCGAGGCGAAGAATCCACGAGAGCCGTTTAGGCGACTGCGGGATGCGCTGGCAAGATCACAGCGAATTGCGGAAAGCGATGGCATGGTGAGGATTGGAATGCCGACGCTCGGACCTTCACCTCTTATTGGTCAATTACCAGGTTGA
- a CDS encoding ferredoxin reductase family protein, which yields MRNIKRAFWGMLFVLTILWLIAEPQVFQPANFFALRSSMVQYSGLIAMAAMSVAMVLALRPRWPEQWFGGLDKMYRLHKWLGIAALVVAVIHWLWSQGPKWAVGWGLLERPARGTRPPLENPIEQFFMTLRGSAEGLGEWAFYVTVLLIALALIKYLPYRLFYRTHLLLAIAYLVLVFHTVVLTNFGYWVSPIGWAMALLLAAGTYAAVVVLLGRVGAGRQVQGRITSLHYYPGVRALETEIEVPHGWPGHRPGQFAFATSDRSEGAHPYTIASAWNDKDRRITFVTKELGDHTNHLHGKLQIGQNVKIEGPYGCFDFDNGQPRQIWIGGGIGITPFIAGMKHLAQERHTHPDQPRPIIDLFHTTADYDENALAKLKADAEASHIRLHLLIDSRDGLLTGDRIRAAVPKWREASIWFCGPAGFGEALRHDFDAQGLPVAERFHQELFAMR from the coding sequence ATGCGGAATATCAAGCGCGCCTTTTGGGGCATGTTGTTCGTGTTGACCATCTTATGGCTGATCGCAGAGCCACAGGTGTTCCAGCCAGCGAACTTCTTCGCCCTTCGGTCAAGCATGGTCCAATACAGCGGGCTCATCGCCATGGCTGCCATGAGTGTCGCGATGGTTCTGGCGCTGCGGCCGCGCTGGCCAGAGCAGTGGTTCGGCGGGCTGGACAAGATGTATCGCCTGCACAAGTGGCTCGGCATCGCGGCTCTCGTCGTCGCAGTGATCCACTGGCTGTGGTCCCAGGGACCGAAATGGGCGGTGGGATGGGGCCTGCTTGAGCGGCCGGCACGGGGGACAAGGCCGCCTCTGGAAAACCCGATCGAGCAATTCTTCATGACCCTGCGCGGTTCGGCGGAGGGGCTGGGCGAATGGGCGTTCTATGTTACGGTCTTGCTGATCGCGCTGGCACTCATCAAGTATTTGCCGTATCGCCTGTTTTACAGAACGCATCTCCTGCTGGCGATCGCTTATCTGGTGCTCGTATTCCACACGGTGGTGCTGACCAATTTCGGCTATTGGGTATCACCGATCGGATGGGCAATGGCCTTGCTTCTGGCCGCCGGGACATACGCAGCGGTCGTCGTCCTGCTTGGCCGTGTAGGTGCCGGACGGCAAGTTCAAGGCAGGATTACTTCGCTTCACTATTATCCCGGCGTGAGAGCCCTAGAGACTGAGATTGAAGTGCCGCACGGCTGGCCCGGCCACAGGCCTGGCCAATTCGCCTTCGCGACTTCGGATCGCTCCGAAGGGGCGCATCCGTACACGATCGCGTCTGCATGGAACGACAAGGATCGGCGCATTACCTTCGTCACCAAGGAACTGGGCGATCATACCAATCACCTGCACGGAAAGCTGCAGATCGGGCAGAACGTGAAGATCGAAGGGCCGTATGGCTGCTTCGACTTCGACAATGGCCAACCGCGGCAGATTTGGATCGGCGGCGGCATCGGCATCACGCCGTTCATCGCGGGCATGAAGCATCTCGCGCAGGAACGGCATACACATCCGGATCAGCCGCGCCCGATCATCGACCTGTTCCACACTACCGCCGACTACGACGAGAACGCCCTCGCTAAACTGAAGGCGGATGCGGAAGCCTCGCACATCCGCTTGCATCTGCTGATCGACTCGCGAGACGGTCTCCTGACAGGAGATCGCATTCGAGCCGCTGTGCCGAAGTGGCGCGAGGCCAGCATCTGGTTCTGCGGTCCGGCGGGTTTCGGTGAGGCCCTGCGGCACGACTTCGATGCACAGGGACTGCCCGTGGCGGAGCGTTTCCATCAGGAACTGTTCGCAATGAGATAA
- a CDS encoding YccF domain-containing protein → MTFFSLLLNILWIVFGGLWMAAGWLIASVLMAITIIGIPWARAAFNIAFYTLLPFGQTVVSRDAYFGREDIGTGPLGMLGNIIWFVLAGWWLALAHVITAIGLAITIIGIPFAWAHLKLAGLALWPIGKMIVLKE, encoded by the coding sequence ATGACCTTCTTCTCCCTTCTCCTCAACATCCTCTGGATCGTCTTTGGCGGTCTCTGGATGGCGGCCGGCTGGCTGATCGCGTCGGTGCTCATGGCCATCACCATCATCGGCATTCCCTGGGCGCGCGCGGCGTTCAACATCGCCTTTTACACGTTGCTGCCGTTCGGGCAGACGGTCGTGTCGCGCGATGCTTATTTCGGCAGGGAAGATATCGGTACCGGCCCACTTGGAATGCTGGGCAACATCATCTGGTTTGTGCTGGCCGGCTGGTGGCTGGCTTTGGCGCACGTCATCACCGCGATCGGACTTGCAATCACGATCATCGGCATTCCGTTCGCATGGGCGCATCTCAAGCTGGCGGGCCTGGCGCTCTGGCCGATCGGCAAGATGATTGTTCTGAAAGAATAA
- a CDS encoding YeeE/YedE family protein, translated as MFDDLPLNVLRLLLGLGLGFAFGFVARRGRFCTLGAIEDSVYANDTRRLRTWLLAIGVAIIGVHALEVFGELDLTKSIYTGSRLELGGLIIGGLVFGFGMALNGTCGMGTLRQIGGGDLRAVITFLVMGVTAMMTMRGLTGVVRVAVTDPLAVNLGASGTQRLPELAGLSGHATTIAAVAIGLAIAAFAFMHRGFRATPRFAITGALIGLIVVLGWWATGIVGYDSFDTRRIESFTFVGPLGETVLYFMLSTALQIDFPIGAVIGFVAGAFAAAVTDGTFRWQIPANAAELKRRLLGAFMMGFGGITALGCTIGQGVTGVSTLSVGSVIALVSIVLGGRIGLYWIVERGRGVPNPVLANAVGVTAGKVLTGRVSCTEP; from the coding sequence ATGTTTGACGATCTTCCGCTGAACGTGCTGCGCCTGTTGCTGGGGCTCGGCCTGGGCTTTGCGTTCGGCTTTGTGGCGCGCCGCGGACGCTTCTGCACGCTGGGCGCGATTGAGGATTCGGTTTACGCCAATGACACGCGGCGTCTGCGCACCTGGCTGCTGGCGATCGGCGTCGCGATCATCGGCGTGCATGCGCTCGAAGTGTTCGGCGAACTCGATCTGACAAAGTCGATCTACACCGGTTCGCGTCTTGAACTTGGCGGGCTGATCATCGGCGGACTGGTTTTCGGCTTTGGCATGGCGCTGAACGGCACTTGTGGCATGGGTACGCTGCGTCAGATCGGCGGTGGCGATTTGCGGGCGGTCATCACCTTCCTGGTCATGGGCGTGACCGCGATGATGACCATGCGCGGTCTGACTGGTGTCGTGCGCGTTGCGGTGACTGACCCGCTGGCAGTCAATCTCGGCGCGTCCGGCACGCAGCGTTTGCCGGAACTGGCCGGATTGAGCGGCCATGCCACGACGATTGCGGCTGTCGCGATCGGCCTTGCCATTGCAGCTTTCGCGTTCATGCATCGCGGCTTTCGTGCGACGCCACGCTTCGCCATTACCGGCGCCTTGATCGGCTTGATCGTGGTGCTCGGCTGGTGGGCGACCGGCATTGTCGGCTATGACTCGTTCGATACCCGCCGGATTGAATCGTTCACCTTTGTCGGTCCGCTCGGCGAGACCGTGCTGTACTTCATGCTGTCCACGGCATTGCAGATCGACTTCCCGATCGGGGCCGTCATCGGCTTCGTTGCCGGTGCATTTGCTGCAGCCGTGACCGATGGCACCTTCCGCTGGCAGATCCCGGCGAATGCGGCAGAGCTCAAGCGCCGGCTGCTTGGCGCTTTTATGATGGGATTTGGGGGCATCACCGCTCTGGGCTGCACCATCGGGCAGGGCGTGACCGGCGTTTCGACGCTGTCGGTCGGTTCGGTTATTGCGCTGGTGTCAATCGTCCTTGGCGGACGGATCGGTCTTTACTGGATCGTCGAACGTGGACGCGGCGTACCCAATCCGGTGCTGGCCAATGCTGTGGGAGTCACCGCCGGCAAGGTCCTCACGGGCCGCGTCAGTTGCACGGAGCCGTGA
- a CDS encoding terminase large subunit domain-containing protein: MAGKPMRLAPFQKQFVMGALAKDVSVACLSIGRGNAKTALSAGVGLGALLGAWDAQPKREIPIAARTRDQARICFNFVQGFAQFLPEKIQKQITFRRAPRLEIEFAGDGGGHLIRCLSSDAKSSLGGAPTLAILDERGHWERDSGDALEHALLSGLGKRDGRALIISTSAPDDAHPFSKWLDEEQEGVYRQEHRPPPGLPVDDLESLLLANPGAMHGIGSSVEWLQAQARRAIARGGSSLTTFRLYNRNERVSAETRDVLLTVDEWLNCETADLPPREGSVVIGIDLGGSASMTAAAFYWPATGRLECLGTFPSRPNLTDRGAADGVGDRYNEMQRRGELSVLGDATVPVAPWLGEVMRHVQGEPIAGLIMDRYKQSELGEAIDRAGIRVPIVWRGFGFKDGNEDCDRFKRACFDGQVKSKPSLLLRSAFADAVTLRDPANNMKMAKARSTGRIDAASATVLAVAEGARISGRGQKKTREAVWL, translated from the coding sequence ATGGCTGGAAAGCCGATGCGGCTGGCGCCTTTCCAAAAGCAATTTGTGATGGGCGCGCTGGCAAAGGACGTCAGTGTTGCGTGCCTATCGATCGGACGGGGTAATGCCAAGACGGCGCTTTCGGCCGGAGTAGGACTCGGTGCGCTGCTTGGCGCATGGGACGCACAGCCGAAACGCGAAATTCCGATTGCTGCGCGCACGCGCGACCAAGCCCGTATCTGTTTCAATTTCGTGCAGGGATTTGCGCAGTTCCTCCCTGAGAAAATCCAAAAGCAAATCACGTTCCGCCGGGCGCCACGCTTGGAGATTGAATTCGCTGGCGATGGTGGCGGCCATCTCATTCGCTGTCTGTCGTCCGACGCCAAGTCATCCTTGGGCGGTGCGCCGACACTGGCGATCTTGGACGAGCGCGGACATTGGGAGCGTGACAGCGGGGATGCGCTCGAACACGCTCTGCTGTCCGGCCTTGGAAAACGCGACGGTCGCGCGTTGATTATTTCGACGTCCGCCCCTGATGACGCGCACCCTTTCAGCAAGTGGCTTGATGAGGAACAAGAGGGCGTCTATCGGCAGGAGCATCGGCCGCCGCCGGGTCTGCCCGTCGACGATCTGGAGTCGCTGCTACTCGCCAATCCTGGCGCGATGCACGGTATCGGATCGTCGGTCGAATGGCTGCAAGCGCAGGCGCGTCGAGCAATTGCACGAGGCGGATCGAGCCTCACGACATTCCGACTCTACAACCGCAATGAACGAGTCAGCGCTGAAACGCGAGACGTATTGCTGACGGTCGACGAGTGGCTGAATTGTGAGACTGCCGATCTGCCTCCCCGTGAGGGCAGCGTGGTCATCGGCATCGATCTCGGCGGCAGCGCCAGCATGACGGCCGCGGCTTTTTACTGGCCGGCGACCGGACGGCTCGAATGCCTTGGAACATTCCCGTCACGCCCGAACCTCACCGACCGCGGCGCGGCTGACGGTGTTGGCGATCGTTACAACGAAATGCAGCGCCGCGGCGAACTGTCGGTACTCGGCGATGCGACGGTGCCGGTTGCACCGTGGCTTGGCGAAGTCATGCGGCATGTGCAAGGGGAGCCGATCGCCGGCCTGATTATGGATCGCTACAAGCAGTCCGAATTGGGGGAGGCTATCGATCGCGCGGGCATTCGCGTTCCGATCGTATGGCGCGGTTTCGGATTTAAGGACGGCAACGAGGATTGCGACCGCTTTAAACGTGCGTGTTTTGATGGTCAGGTGAAGTCGAAACCGTCGCTACTGTTACGCAGCGCATTTGCCGACGCGGTGACGCTCCGCGATCCCGCCAACAATATGAAAATGGCAAAGGCCCGTTCGACCGGTCGCATTGATGCGGCATCGGCGACGGTGCTCGCTGTTGCCGAAGGCGCTCGGATTTCCGGTCGCGGTCAGAAGAAAACACGCGAGGCGGTATGGCTTTGA
- a CDS encoding thioredoxin family protein, whose amino-acid sequence MRILKGLLVVFALMASVPPALSAELVMYRRAGCPYCEAWDREIGPIYPKTDIGKQLPLRQVHLDRGKDTSVELKSPVRFTPTFVVVENGKEKARIEGYPGEFFFWGVLEKLML is encoded by the coding sequence GTGCGCATCCTGAAGGGCTTGCTTGTTGTTTTCGCATTGATGGCATCGGTGCCGCCGGCGCTATCGGCCGAACTCGTGATGTACCGGCGGGCCGGCTGTCCATACTGCGAGGCCTGGGACCGGGAGATTGGCCCGATCTATCCAAAGACCGACATTGGCAAACAGCTGCCGCTGCGGCAGGTGCATCTCGACCGCGGCAAGGATACCTCGGTCGAGCTGAAAAGCCCGGTGCGGTTCACGCCGACATTCGTCGTCGTCGAAAACGGTAAGGAGAAGGCCCGGATCGAGGGCTATCCGGGAGAATTCTTTTTTTGGGGCGTTCTGGAAAAGCTTATGCTCTAG
- a CDS encoding HNH endonuclease, translating to MALNEYFRHSAAVIRDKRWPALRLAAKRRDGFKCVKCSAVGRLEVDHIKPVRTDPELAFELTNLQTLCVPCHSAKTKIECGFGNEVSPARAAWRDLLATMAKPQPKESLCLSL from the coding sequence ATGGCTTTGAACGAGTATTTTCGACACTCCGCTGCAGTCATTCGTGACAAGCGCTGGCCAGCCTTGCGCCTGGCTGCAAAGCGCCGCGACGGATTCAAATGTGTGAAGTGCAGCGCGGTCGGTCGCCTTGAAGTCGATCACATCAAGCCTGTGCGCACCGATCCCGAACTCGCGTTCGAATTGACCAATCTGCAGACGCTTTGCGTGCCGTGTCATTCCGCGAAAACGAAAATCGAATGCGGCTTCGGAAACGAAGTCTCACCCGCTCGCGCCGCGTGGCGCGATTTGCTCGCCACGATGGCGAAACCTCAACCCAAGGAGTCACTATGCTTGAGTCTGTAA
- a CDS encoding head-tail joining protein produces MSVFDLAPELVDALYAAGIPGAAVLTVQTIGGTALEPTVIDTPHICAAWVDDYEASQVDGTSILRNDRKVYVVASSLSVTPVAGNTITINGSTYTVINVERDPAGACFVLQART; encoded by the coding sequence TTGTCAGTATTCGACCTCGCACCCGAACTCGTCGATGCTCTGTATGCAGCAGGCATTCCCGGCGCTGCTGTTCTTACTGTGCAGACCATTGGTGGCACGGCGCTTGAACCGACTGTCATCGACACGCCGCACATCTGCGCTGCTTGGGTGGATGACTACGAGGCAAGCCAGGTCGATGGCACGAGCATTCTACGCAATGATCGCAAGGTCTATGTCGTTGCCTCGTCACTGAGCGTTACGCCTGTTGCTGGCAACACCATCACAATCAACGGCAGCACGTACACGGTCATCAATGTAGAGCGTGATCCCGCTGGCGCATGCTTCGTCCTGCAAGCGCGCACATGA
- a CDS encoding ArsR/SmtB family transcription factor gives MVTATLARKPKKPDLDIDELLQNARTASEFLKALSHEARLVILCLLTEGEKSVTEIEQLLKLRQPAVSQQLARLRADDLVETRRDGKNIYYSLARPEVKQVIQALHAAFCAPAVR, from the coding sequence ATGGTCACTGCGACTTTGGCCCGTAAGCCCAAGAAGCCCGATCTCGACATCGACGAGCTGCTGCAGAACGCCAGGACGGCGAGCGAATTTCTGAAAGCGCTGTCGCACGAGGCGCGGCTGGTGATCCTATGCCTTCTGACCGAAGGAGAAAAATCGGTCACCGAGATCGAGCAATTGCTGAAGCTCCGGCAGCCAGCGGTGTCGCAACAACTTGCACGGTTGCGTGCCGACGATCTGGTCGAAACGCGCCGCGACGGCAAGAACATCTACTACTCGCTTGCGCGCCCTGAGGTGAAGCAGGTGATCCAGGCACTTCATGCGGCATTCTGCGCGCCGGCTGTACGTTGA
- a CDS encoding HK97 family phage prohead protease translates to METADNLIGEIELRAAKGRRVIRGRFPYRKKAVLSDGGKRGRPKKEQFMPGAFSHSLDSVEQDIALLVGHSFDRPLASKKTGTLVFNDTSEVLTFDATVLPEIADTSYGSDILKMISAGLSVGLSPGFRIPPPSAVPSDQAEKIEEEDPRIGRALIRTIFAAILFELSIVTRPAYEEANVSSDDANVSFDDFGSPIEADKRNWEQTGSGLVVPAHPLHRWRL, encoded by the coding sequence ATGGAGACCGCCGACAATTTGATCGGCGAAATTGAGTTGCGCGCTGCCAAGGGGCGGCGCGTAATTCGAGGCCGATTTCCATACCGAAAGAAGGCTGTGCTTTCAGACGGCGGAAAACGCGGACGCCCGAAGAAAGAGCAGTTCATGCCGGGTGCGTTCTCGCATTCGCTTGATAGCGTCGAGCAAGATATCGCGCTGCTGGTCGGCCATTCGTTCGATCGTCCGCTTGCCAGCAAGAAAACCGGCACGCTGGTATTCAATGATACCAGCGAAGTGTTGACGTTCGACGCTACTGTTTTGCCAGAGATCGCGGACACGTCTTACGGCTCGGACATTCTGAAAATGATTTCCGCCGGGCTGTCTGTCGGATTGTCACCCGGCTTTCGTATTCCGCCGCCGTCCGCGGTGCCGTCGGACCAGGCTGAAAAGATCGAGGAAGAAGATCCACGGATAGGCCGCGCACTTATCCGGACGATTTTTGCAGCGATCTTGTTCGAACTTTCGATCGTGACCCGGCCTGCTTACGAAGAGGCGAATGTCTCCTCTGATGATGCAAATGTCTCTTTTGATGACTTTGGCAGCCCAATCGAGGCGGACAAGCGCAATTGGGAACAGACCGGATCCGGTCTGGTCGTGCCTGCGCACCCATTGCACCGATGGAGGCTGTGA